The following proteins come from a genomic window of Candidatus Cloacimonadaceae bacterium:
- the mnmG gene encoding tRNA uridine-5-carboxymethylaminomethyl(34) synthesis enzyme MnmG — MHFDYDVIVVGAGHAGIEAALAASRRGAKTAVFVIKIESIGRMSCNPSVGGPAKGHLAREIDALGGQLGYVADLTGIHFRMLNRSKGPAVWAPRVQNDRAQYSSLMHRLIEDQAGLHVIESVVSELIIEGAEVKGVKTSIGRTYRAPKVILATGTFLRGLIHVGKYAIPGGRSGEPSAEELSVSLCGHGLKVERFKTGTPPRIDLRSLDYSKLEEQAGDANPEGFSYYRDVVLRNQVSCLITHTTPATHEIIRANLMESSLYGGIIQGIGPRYCPSIEDKIVKFPLRERHQIFIEPEGIHTHEGYVNGISTSLPPNVQEMIVHSIPGMEKARLIRYAYAIEYDYVSPEEISASLECKKIKGLYLAGQINGTSGYEEAAAQGIMAGINASLSLEGKEPLILGRSDAYIGVLIDDLVTCGTNEPYRMFTSRAEYRLLLRQDNADERMMPIGHELGLVSDVRWQRFQSMLEIKHRELERLKGEKCKPHAALKEPLKYAVLLKRPELKFSDLCNYGYQPAGDLSADIARRIELEIKYEGYLKRAAEELERFSSAEELVIPDEIDFFGIDTIAWEAREKLSRIRPRSIGQAMRIPGVNYTDTAALLIWLRKNRHHLKKNCV, encoded by the coding sequence ATGCATTTTGATTACGACGTGATCGTCGTCGGTGCCGGGCACGCTGGTATTGAAGCTGCTTTGGCAGCCTCTCGGCGTGGGGCAAAAACGGCAGTTTTTGTGATCAAGATCGAATCCATCGGCAGAATGAGCTGCAATCCTTCCGTCGGAGGTCCTGCCAAGGGTCATCTGGCAAGAGAAATCGACGCTTTGGGTGGGCAGCTTGGCTATGTGGCGGATCTCACTGGCATCCATTTTCGCATGCTCAACCGCAGCAAAGGACCGGCGGTCTGGGCTCCGAGAGTGCAAAACGATCGGGCTCAATACTCATCATTAATGCACCGGTTAATCGAAGATCAGGCTGGCTTGCACGTCATCGAAAGCGTGGTGAGCGAGTTGATCATCGAGGGCGCGGAAGTGAAAGGTGTAAAAACTTCCATCGGAAGGACTTATCGTGCGCCGAAAGTGATTCTGGCGACGGGAACTTTCCTGCGCGGTCTCATCCACGTGGGCAAATATGCCATTCCCGGAGGACGCAGCGGTGAGCCTTCCGCGGAGGAACTATCCGTATCTTTATGCGGGCATGGATTGAAGGTGGAAAGGTTTAAAACCGGCACTCCGCCGCGTATAGATCTGCGTTCTCTGGATTATTCCAAGCTCGAGGAACAAGCCGGGGACGCAAACCCCGAGGGCTTTTCCTATTACAGAGACGTGGTTCTGCGCAATCAGGTTTCATGTTTGATCACCCACACGACGCCCGCCACGCATGAGATCATTCGTGCCAATCTGATGGAATCCTCGCTTTATGGAGGCATCATTCAGGGTATCGGACCGCGCTATTGCCCTTCGATCGAAGACAAGATCGTCAAATTTCCCCTGCGCGAGAGGCATCAGATTTTCATTGAACCGGAGGGAATCCACACCCACGAGGGTTATGTCAACGGCATTTCCACAAGCCTGCCGCCCAATGTGCAGGAAATGATCGTGCACAGCATTCCGGGAATGGAAAAAGCGCGTCTGATCCGCTATGCCTATGCGATTGAATATGATTACGTCTCTCCCGAGGAGATTTCTGCTTCGCTGGAATGCAAAAAGATCAAAGGACTGTATTTGGCGGGACAGATAAACGGCACCTCCGGCTATGAAGAAGCCGCCGCGCAAGGCATCATGGCGGGGATCAACGCCTCCCTTTCGTTGGAAGGAAAGGAGCCGCTCATCCTCGGACGCAGCGATGCCTATATCGGGGTTTTGATCGATGACCTCGTAACTTGCGGAACGAATGAGCCTTACCGGATGTTCACATCCCGCGCGGAATATCGCCTTTTATTACGACAGGACAACGCGGATGAGCGTATGATGCCAATCGGTCACGAGCTTGGCTTGGTTTCGGATGTCCGATGGCAACGTTTTCAAAGCATGCTGGAGATCAAGCACCGGGAACTTGAACGCCTCAAGGGCGAAAAATGTAAGCCTCATGCCGCTCTTAAAGAGCCGCTCAAATATGCCGTGTTGCTCAAACGACCGGAGCTAAAATTCTCCGATCTATGCAATTACGGATATCAGCCTGCGGGTGATCTGAGCGCGGATATCGCCCGCCGCATCGAACTTGAGATCAAGTATGAGGGCTATCTGAAGCGCGCGGCTGAAGAGCTTGAGCGTTTTTCCTCCGCCGAAGAGCTGGTTATTCCGGATGAGATAGACTTTTTCGGCATCGATACCATTGCCTGGGAAGCGCGTGAAAAGCTTTCCCGCATCCGCCCGCGCAGCATCGGACAAGCAATGCGCATCCCCGGAGTGAACTATACGGATACCGCGGCGCTTTTGATCTGGCTGCGCAAAAACCGCCATCACCTCAAAAAGAACTGTGTATGA
- the yihA gene encoding ribosome biogenesis GTP-binding protein YihA/YsxC, whose protein sequence is MIRIVESFYVKSAIEPADYPASAYPEFAFAGRSNVGKSTLINLITNHHGLAKTSGTPGKTRLLNFFLLRWKQDEPPVQGFLQVTDLPGYGFADISLAEQEKWRKMISKYLEQREQLRSIIVLVDIRHPADGKDVLMLELLRLRNIDHCVVATKADKIPKTKIARTLAILHKGLGLRDETMFAVSSLKNTGFEPLLAWIYERLN, encoded by the coding sequence ATGATTAGAATTGTGGAATCCTTCTATGTGAAAAGCGCGATCGAGCCGGCTGACTATCCCGCTTCCGCCTATCCGGAATTTGCCTTCGCCGGTAGAAGCAACGTGGGCAAATCCACGCTCATCAACCTGATCACCAATCATCATGGACTGGCAAAGACCAGCGGCACACCTGGCAAGACGCGGCTGTTGAATTTCTTTTTGCTGCGTTGGAAACAGGATGAGCCGCCGGTGCAAGGATTTTTGCAAGTGACTGACCTGCCGGGATATGGCTTTGCTGATATCAGCCTCGCCGAGCAGGAAAAATGGCGTAAAATGATCAGTAAATACCTGGAGCAGCGCGAGCAACTGCGCAGCATCATCGTGCTTGTCGATATCCGCCATCCCGCGGATGGAAAAGACGTTCTGATGCTGGAACTGCTGCGTCTGCGCAATATCGATCATTGTGTCGTAGCCACCAAGGCGGATAAAATCCCCAAGACGAAGATAGCCAGGACATTGGCGATTCTGCACAAGGGTTTGGGGCTCAGAGACGAAACAATGTTTGCCGTTTCCTCGCTCAAAAACACCGGATTTGAACCACTGCTTGCCTGGATTTACGAAAGACTGAATTAG